In the Kribbella sp. NBC_00482 genome, one interval contains:
- a CDS encoding DUF6131 family protein, producing MLVLGLILLILGFVLNISILWTIGIVLLLVGAVLWLLGATGRAVGGRRHWY from the coding sequence ATGCTGGTCCTCGGACTGATTCTGCTGATCCTCGGGTTCGTGCTCAACATCTCGATCCTGTGGACCATCGGCATCGTGCTGCTCCTGGTCGGAGCGGTCCTGTGGCTTCTGGGAGCCACCGGCCGCGCGGTCGGCGGCCGAAGGCACTGGTACTGA
- a CDS encoding YciI family protein, with product MKYVVMIFRSVDRLWTADDDEALQRLMRLEAELAESGELVSSEGLRPPEDGRIVQIREGQQVVTDGPFGEAKEQLAGFFLIDASDDDRAQEIAGRVSAAVDDRVELRGTLISAGMPDELR from the coding sequence ATGAAGTACGTCGTGATGATCTTTCGGAGCGTCGACCGCCTGTGGACCGCGGACGACGACGAGGCCCTGCAGCGGTTGATGCGGCTCGAAGCGGAGCTCGCCGAGTCCGGTGAACTGGTCAGCTCGGAAGGGCTGCGACCGCCGGAGGACGGCCGGATCGTGCAGATCCGGGAAGGTCAGCAGGTCGTCACCGACGGTCCGTTCGGCGAGGCCAAGGAGCAACTGGCCGGGTTCTTCCTGATCGACGCGTCCGACGACGACCGCGCGCAGGAGATCGCCGGCCGGGTCTCAGCTGCGGTCGACGACCGGGTCGAGCTCCGCGGCACCCTGATCTCAGCGGGGATGCCAGACGAACTTCGGTGA
- a CDS encoding enoyl-CoA hydratase/isomerase family protein: MGFRIEGGAVARLVIDRAAKRNALTRAMWAALPGLLDDLASDDEVKVLLVTGEGASFSAGADIRELISGTDPADPMAELRASNLQAQAALREFPKPTIAVIRGHCIGGGLEIAVNCDFRFAARDASFGVTPARIGVVYPPAAIKVLLDLVGPATTKYLLFSGELLTADRAELKGLVDRVEDDPMAAAEEFADTLVSRSQLTIRSAKESVNALLAGKDGDAAAVRRYRETIASGELAEGIEAFTQKRSPKFVWHPR; the protein is encoded by the coding sequence GTGGGATTTCGGATCGAGGGTGGGGCGGTTGCGCGGCTGGTGATCGATCGCGCGGCGAAGCGGAACGCGCTGACCCGCGCCATGTGGGCGGCCCTGCCGGGGCTGCTCGACGACCTGGCGAGCGACGACGAGGTCAAAGTCCTGCTGGTGACCGGCGAGGGCGCGAGTTTCTCCGCCGGCGCCGATATCCGCGAGCTGATCTCGGGCACCGACCCGGCCGATCCGATGGCCGAGTTGCGGGCGTCCAACCTGCAGGCGCAGGCGGCGTTGCGGGAGTTTCCGAAGCCGACGATCGCGGTCATCCGCGGGCACTGCATCGGCGGCGGTCTGGAGATCGCGGTGAATTGCGACTTCCGCTTCGCCGCCCGAGACGCGAGCTTCGGCGTGACGCCGGCCCGGATCGGCGTCGTCTACCCACCGGCCGCGATCAAGGTGCTGCTCGACCTGGTCGGTCCCGCGACCACGAAGTACCTGCTCTTCAGCGGTGAGCTGCTGACCGCGGACCGCGCCGAGCTGAAGGGTTTGGTTGACCGCGTGGAGGACGACCCGATGGCGGCGGCCGAGGAGTTCGCGGACACGCTGGTGTCGCGGTCGCAGCTGACGATCCGCTCGGCCAAGGAATCGGTCAACGCACTGCTGGCCGGCAAGGACGGAGACGCGGCAGCGGTACGGCGGTATCGCGAGACGATCGCCTCGGGTGAGCTCGCGGAAGGGATCGAGGCCTTCACACAGAAACGCTCACCGAAGTTCGTCTGGCATCCCCGCTGA
- a CDS encoding TetR/AcrR family transcriptional regulator has protein sequence MAEVKRNYDATSRRERARLRRRDVVVAAHELFDADGFQATTISAVARRAGVSPESIYKGFGTKAALAKAVFDFVIVGDDEPVPLAERPEILAIQAEPDIRRKIRRYVDGLVERQQRSARVQILIRDGRHGDETLRETWQTLLDERLTGMTMFGRHLLETGDLRPGITLDEVADILWTYISVELYELLVLLRDWTPERYGDHVTTAITTAICRPSV, from the coding sequence ATGGCGGAAGTCAAGAGGAATTACGACGCAACTTCGCGGCGCGAGCGGGCCCGGCTGCGGCGACGCGACGTCGTGGTCGCGGCGCACGAGCTGTTCGACGCGGACGGTTTCCAAGCGACCACGATCAGTGCCGTCGCCCGTCGCGCCGGCGTCTCGCCGGAGAGCATCTACAAGGGTTTCGGCACCAAGGCCGCACTCGCGAAGGCGGTCTTCGACTTCGTCATCGTCGGCGACGACGAGCCGGTCCCGCTCGCGGAGCGCCCCGAGATACTGGCGATCCAGGCTGAGCCCGACATACGGCGGAAGATCCGGAGGTACGTCGACGGCCTCGTGGAGCGGCAGCAGCGGTCAGCCCGGGTCCAGATCCTGATCCGCGACGGGCGGCACGGCGACGAGACGCTCCGCGAGACCTGGCAGACGTTGCTCGACGAGCGGCTGACCGGGATGACGATGTTCGGCCGCCACCTGCTCGAGACCGGCGACCTCCGCCCCGGCATCACCCTCGACGAGGTCGCCGACATCCTGTGGACGTACATCTCCGTCGAGCTCTACGAGCTGCTCGTCCTGCTCCGCGACTGGACTCCGGAGCGGTACGGCGACCACGTGACGACCGCGATCACGACGGCGATCTGCCGACCAAGCGTTTGA
- a CDS encoding ester cyclase: protein MSTTTQAGDVAARSILIMADGERSDFDALIHPQARNLEDVVGPAGGRGRGPAAFYATAQWLRGAFEGLSYEIDHVVADGNLVAVNSTMKGRHVAPFVTYAGDGSVDTVFPPTGRTFAATQSHWLRIEDGLVVEHWANRDDLGQAKQLGWVPPTPAYLFRMARAKSRAKRAA, encoded by the coding sequence ATGAGTACGACAACACAGGCCGGTGACGTCGCCGCCCGCAGCATCCTGATCATGGCCGACGGGGAACGGTCCGACTTCGACGCACTGATCCACCCGCAGGCGAGGAACCTGGAGGACGTCGTGGGGCCGGCGGGTGGCCGAGGACGCGGGCCGGCCGCCTTCTACGCGACAGCGCAGTGGCTGCGCGGCGCGTTCGAGGGCCTGTCGTACGAGATCGACCACGTGGTTGCTGATGGCAACCTCGTCGCGGTGAACTCCACGATGAAGGGCCGCCATGTGGCGCCGTTCGTCACGTACGCCGGCGACGGTTCGGTGGACACGGTGTTTCCGCCGACCGGCAGGACGTTCGCGGCCACCCAGTCACACTGGCTCCGGATCGAGGACGGCCTGGTCGTCGAGCACTGGGCGAACCGCGACGACCTCGGCCAGGCCAAGCAACTCGGCTGGGTCCCGCCGACCCCGGCGTACCTGTTCCGGATGGCCCGCGCGAAGTCCCGCGCCAAGCGCGCCGCCTGA